The proteins below are encoded in one region of Vespula pensylvanica isolate Volc-1 chromosome 4, ASM1446617v1, whole genome shotgun sequence:
- the LOC122628721 gene encoding SH3 domain-containing kinase-binding protein 1-like isoform X2 yields MEAIVEYNYLAREPDELTLRKGDIIKEIKVMLGGWWEGTLRDKRGMFPDNFVKVLDPSPTSGASTTDTVSSTKPEEVTLRNGGSGRRWCKVLYSYEPCNEDELTLVPQDSIEFLGEVEEGWWRGRLRGRVGVFPSNFVHLSYEEEDKHKKDKKEYCRVLYAYEAANEDELTLVEGEIIALLSRDAPDKGWWKGELRGQIGLFPDNFVEVIGAKNDHQEQEQWHETSQVTKSVTKHAHQLKKSEKAHARKSLDPKNIHTDHFNTMETTKKMISTSSSSVSSTSPLSSVGGGGASSGGGNGEKKTMGNHSLISNLKHFVSDTGSNNGNGNPSVALGEELDGVERGEGAPLSHLTASRAKAPRRRLPSSQHLRHHATGTTTTGGLLNTTINAITEDNLSNGNTEETLDSLREDDSEKLSAKTRKKAPWVEELKMNQLERRKVGSVDRVDKPEVKKERTFSRLMVSSNTVDTVGKQETECEDKQKEKEKKSDTIDHGTVSVPGTLSFVPYHLYSQLLERVAMLEEKQALLQQTVQQLSEQLVPLMANASINNKV; encoded by the exons atggaggcgattgtagaatataattatttagcTAGGGAACCTGATGAATTAACTCTGAGAAAAGGAgacataataaaagaaattaaagtgATGTTGGGTGGTTGGTGGGAAGGTACTTTAAGGGATAAGCGAGGCATGTTTCCTGATAATTTTGTTaag GTGTTGGATCCATCTCCAACAAGTGGTGCGAGCACAACTGATACCGTTAGTAGTACAAAACCTGAAGAAGTTACTTTGCGTAATGGAGGATCTGGAAGGAGGTGGTGTAAAGTTCTATACAGTTACGAACCTTGTAATGAAGATGAATTAACTCTTGTACCTCAAGATTCCATAGAATTCTTGGgtgaagtagaagaaggatGGTGGAGAGGTAGACTTAGAGGGAGAGTCGGTGTCTTCCCTTCCAATTTTGTTCATTTAAGttatgaagaagaagataaacacaagaaagataagaaagaatattgtAGAGTTCTCTACGCATACGAGGCAGCTAATGAAGATGAATTAACTTTGGTAGAAGGTGAAATAATTGCGTTACTTTCTAGAGATGCACCAGATAAA gGTTGGTGGAAAGGAGAATTGAGAGGACAAATTGGCCTATTTCCTGATAATTTTGTTGAAGTTATTGGGGCAAAAAATGATCatcaagaacaagaacaatgGCACGAAACGAGTCAAGTAACTAAATCCGTTACAAAGCATGCTCATCAActaaagaaaagtgaaaaagcaCATGCTAGAAAAAGTTTAGAtccaaaaaatatacatacag ATCATTTTAATACCATGGAAACAACTAAAAAGATGATATCGACATCATCATCTTCTGTCTCATCAACATCACCTTTGTCTAGTgttggaggaggaggagcaagTAGTGGGGGAggaaatggagaaaagaaaacaatgggCAACCATTCGCTCATTTctaatttgaaacattttgtGAGTGATACTGGAAGTAATAATGGCAATGGAAATCCAAGCGTAGCACTAGGAGAAGAATTGGATGGAGTAGAAAGAGGTGAAGGGGCACCACTTTCGCACTTAACAGCTTCGCGTGCAAAAGCACCCCGTCGTCGCTTACCTTCTTCTCAACATTTACGACATCATGCTACTGGAACTACCACAACAGGAGGCTTACTTAATACAACGATAAACGCCATTACG gAAGATAATTTATCAAATGGTAACACTGAAGAAACATTAGACTCATTAAGGGAAGATGACAGTGAAAAACTTTCagcaaaaacaagaaaaaaggcaCCTTgg gtagaagaattaaaaatgaatcaattggaaaggagaaaagtcgGATCGGTTGATCGTGTTGACAAACCGGaagttaagaaagaaagaactttttcacg GTTAATGGTATCATCTAACACTGTCGATACTGTTGGCAAACAAGAAACAGAGTGtgaagataaacaaaaagaaaaagaaaaaaagtcagaTACAATAGATCATGGGACTGTAAGTGTACCTGGGACTTTGTCCTTTGTTCCATATCATCTTTATAGTCAACTGCTAGAAAGg GTTGCCATGCTGGAAGAAAAACAGGCACTATTGCAGCAAACTGTACAACAACTCTCCGAACAGCTTGTACCACTTATGGCAAATGCCTCAATTAATAACAAagtttaa
- the LOC122628723 gene encoding ras-related protein Rab-8A, protein MALDFAATYKVLVLGDSNVGKTCIVHRYCDERYYDTYISTIGIDFKQKIINLDGTPIKLQIWDTAGQERFRTLTTAYYRGAMGILLMYDVTSLDSFNHLSYWLRNIQENASPDVVKVLAANKCDATAHRAVDAERGQKIAENFDMPFFEVSCKENINIEEAFLTLARRIREQRGRRASLFEASEREGADSVIKAQSPSQQGDAWRCTC, encoded by the exons ATGGCGCTCGATTTCGCAGCCACCTACAAAGTCCTCGTGTTGGGCGATTCGAATGTCGGCAAGACTTGCATCGTTCATCGTTATTGTGACGAGAGATACTACGATACTTATATATCGACGAtag GTATCGATTTCAAACAGAAGATTATCAACTTGGATGGTACACcaattaaattacaaatttg GGACACCGCCGGACAGGAACGATTTAGAACTCTGACAACGGCATATTATCGCGGTGCTATGGGTATTTTGCTGATGTACGATGTCACCAGTTTGGATAGTTTCAATCATTTATCTTATTGGCTTCGAAATATTCAAGAA AATGCCTCACCGGATGTAGTAAAAGTATTGGCAGCTAATAAATGCGACGCCACTGCACATAGAGCCGTAGATGCCGAGAGAGGTCAGAAAATAGCGGAAAATTTCGATATGCCCTTTTTCGAGGTATCCTGCAAAGAGAATATAAACATCGAGGAAGCATTTTTGACCTTAGCTAGGAGAATACGAGAACAACGAGGACGTCGA GCTAGCCTGTTCGAAGCTTCGGAAAGGGAAGGTGCCGACAGTGTGATCAAAGCTCAATCACCGTCTCAACAGGGTGATGCTTGGAGATGCACCTGTTAG
- the LOC122628722 gene encoding uncharacterized protein LOC122628722 — translation MGVSKMLKRLLYTNFVLCGSKAIGILAPLTIPPLHIAFLYYFWQEYARDVDKQYCSCSCWDTVFKGSYESGIASYKHMYFNATMNSLKIWITIVIGIVTFYETVKYLIWLAFQQRLRLSMMLLFSTAVFSHYYSWWVYINYWNDDFYSQWYHQLFFSITELISTFLVVHLADKKNLLTHRKAFGIIAIAILHIVAGGWDQFVANVVRGEGYAHQVVRDLGFMIPDILHVAVPLWSMQWKNAYNLPGSSTRDPSIRRDLAYMLGMILIGLCVCAIL, via the exons atGGGTGTCTCAAAGATGCTTAAACGTCTCTTATATACGAATTTTGTATTATGTGGTTCAAAGGCTATAGGAATTTTGGCACCTTTAACGATACCTCCTTTACACATagcttttttatattatttctggCAAGAGTATGCTCGTGATGTTGATAAACAATATTGTTCGTGTTCATGCTGGGATACAGTGTTTAAAG GATCTTATGAATCAGGGATTGCCTCTTACAAACATATGTACTTTAATGCTACTATGAATAGTTTAAAAATATGGATAACCATAGTTATTGGAATTGTTACTTTCTATGAAACAGTTAAGTACTTGATATGGCTGGCGTTTCAACAGCGCCTCAGACTTAGTATGATGTTACTTTTTTCGACTGCTGTTTTCTCACATTATTACTCATGGTGggtgtatattaattattggaACGACGATTTCTACTCTCAGTGGTATCAtcaactatttttttctatcactgAGTTAATATCAACCTTCCTGGTTGTTCACTTGGCagacaaaaaaaatcttttaactcATAGAAAAGCATTTGGAATAATTGCAATTGCAATTTTGCACATTGTAGCTGGTGGTTGGGATCAGTTTGTTGCAAATGTTGTAAGAGGAGAAGGATATGCTCATCAG GTTGTACGAGATTTGGGATTTATGATCCCTGATATTCTTCATGTCGCTGTTCCTCTGTGGTCCATGCAGTGGAAGAATGCTTATAATCTTCCAGGATCTAGTACACGTGATCCTAGCATTAGAAGAGATCTTGCTTATATGTTAGGCATGATATTAATAGGATTGTGTGTTTGTGCCATTTTATAA
- the LOC122628730 gene encoding C-type lectin domain family 4 member E — protein MNYFITFSVLLITNFLLDSSHCDRCCAINLRKLPSYKLNRIGARSDETIISRKIVHNLYECKKFAASRKALAFNFGLNINLNGSTIRNHLRNEASKRNLCQALQCPEIYNSSSLIRDKNYRYYSMYPNYINSGGGTIVCVPEAGLFILSDNNLNYTQAQMFCQKLNGSLAHVISEERMNGLAKYLSHKIPRYVGLSNNDDEKIWKNSFGEPLLCFEYRAWGTREPSNSRGCVAILISSSNSHVTPFWRVIPCYVSLPYICEIFPQYQ, from the exons atgaattatttcattacgTTTTCTGtcttattaataacaaattttttgttgGATTCGAGTCATTGTGATCGTTGTTGTGCTATTAATCTTCGAAAATTACCatcgtataaattaaatcGTATCGGAGCACGTTCGGATGAAACgattatttcaagaaaaatagtTCATAATTTGTACGAGTGCAAAAAATTTGCTGCATCGAGGAAAGCATTGGCGTTCAACTTCGGCCtaaacattaatttaaatg gaAGTACCATTAGAAATCATTTGAGAAATGAAGCTTCGAAGAGAAATCTGTGTCAGGCTTTACAGTGTCCAGAAATATATAACTCTTCGTCACTGATAAGGGACaagaattatcgatattacaGCATGTATCCTAATTACATCAATTCTG gGGGAGGTACAATAGTTTGCGTACCCGAAGCaggattatttatattatcggataacaatttaaattatactcAAGCTCAAATGTTTTGCCAGAAATTGAACGGATCACTTGCGCATGTGATAAGCGAAGAACGTATGAATGGCTTGGCCAAGTATCTTTCGCATAAGATTCCAAGATACGTTGGTCTGAGTAACAATGATGAcgaaaaaatttggaaaaattcgttcg GTGAACCTTTGTTGTGTTTCGAATACCGTGCATGGGGCACAAGAGAACCTTCTAATTCAAGAGGATGCGTCGCTATTCTTATATCTTCATCTAATTCACACGTTACACCTTTTTGGAGAGTTATACCTTGTTACGTTTCGTTACCTTATATATGTGAGATTTTTCCacaatatcaataa
- the LOC122628721 gene encoding SH3 domain-containing kinase-binding protein 1-like isoform X1: MITSDRRLVLIIPREPDELTLRKGDIIKEIKVMLGGWWEGTLRDKRGMFPDNFVKVLDPSPTSGASTTDTVSSTKPEEVTLRNGGSGRRWCKVLYSYEPCNEDELTLVPQDSIEFLGEVEEGWWRGRLRGRVGVFPSNFVHLSYEEEDKHKKDKKEYCRVLYAYEAANEDELTLVEGEIIALLSRDAPDKGWWKGELRGQIGLFPDNFVEVIGAKNDHQEQEQWHETSQVTKSVTKHAHQLKKSEKAHARKSLDPKNIHTDHFNTMETTKKMISTSSSSVSSTSPLSSVGGGGASSGGGNGEKKTMGNHSLISNLKHFVSDTGSNNGNGNPSVALGEELDGVERGEGAPLSHLTASRAKAPRRRLPSSQHLRHHATGTTTTGGLLNTTINAITEDNLSNGNTEETLDSLREDDSEKLSAKTRKKAPWVEELKMNQLERRKVGSVDRVDKPEVKKERTFSRLMVSSNTVDTVGKQETECEDKQKEKEKKSDTIDHGTVSVPGTLSFVPYHLYSQLLERVAMLEEKQALLQQTVQQLSEQLVPLMANASINNKV; encoded by the exons ATGATTACCTCAGACAGGCGTCTCGTCCTAATTATAC cTAGGGAACCTGATGAATTAACTCTGAGAAAAGGAgacataataaaagaaattaaagtgATGTTGGGTGGTTGGTGGGAAGGTACTTTAAGGGATAAGCGAGGCATGTTTCCTGATAATTTTGTTaag GTGTTGGATCCATCTCCAACAAGTGGTGCGAGCACAACTGATACCGTTAGTAGTACAAAACCTGAAGAAGTTACTTTGCGTAATGGAGGATCTGGAAGGAGGTGGTGTAAAGTTCTATACAGTTACGAACCTTGTAATGAAGATGAATTAACTCTTGTACCTCAAGATTCCATAGAATTCTTGGgtgaagtagaagaaggatGGTGGAGAGGTAGACTTAGAGGGAGAGTCGGTGTCTTCCCTTCCAATTTTGTTCATTTAAGttatgaagaagaagataaacacaagaaagataagaaagaatattgtAGAGTTCTCTACGCATACGAGGCAGCTAATGAAGATGAATTAACTTTGGTAGAAGGTGAAATAATTGCGTTACTTTCTAGAGATGCACCAGATAAA gGTTGGTGGAAAGGAGAATTGAGAGGACAAATTGGCCTATTTCCTGATAATTTTGTTGAAGTTATTGGGGCAAAAAATGATCatcaagaacaagaacaatgGCACGAAACGAGTCAAGTAACTAAATCCGTTACAAAGCATGCTCATCAActaaagaaaagtgaaaaagcaCATGCTAGAAAAAGTTTAGAtccaaaaaatatacatacag ATCATTTTAATACCATGGAAACAACTAAAAAGATGATATCGACATCATCATCTTCTGTCTCATCAACATCACCTTTGTCTAGTgttggaggaggaggagcaagTAGTGGGGGAggaaatggagaaaagaaaacaatgggCAACCATTCGCTCATTTctaatttgaaacattttgtGAGTGATACTGGAAGTAATAATGGCAATGGAAATCCAAGCGTAGCACTAGGAGAAGAATTGGATGGAGTAGAAAGAGGTGAAGGGGCACCACTTTCGCACTTAACAGCTTCGCGTGCAAAAGCACCCCGTCGTCGCTTACCTTCTTCTCAACATTTACGACATCATGCTACTGGAACTACCACAACAGGAGGCTTACTTAATACAACGATAAACGCCATTACG gAAGATAATTTATCAAATGGTAACACTGAAGAAACATTAGACTCATTAAGGGAAGATGACAGTGAAAAACTTTCagcaaaaacaagaaaaaaggcaCCTTgg gtagaagaattaaaaatgaatcaattggaaaggagaaaagtcgGATCGGTTGATCGTGTTGACAAACCGGaagttaagaaagaaagaactttttcacg GTTAATGGTATCATCTAACACTGTCGATACTGTTGGCAAACAAGAAACAGAGTGtgaagataaacaaaaagaaaaagaaaaaaagtcagaTACAATAGATCATGGGACTGTAAGTGTACCTGGGACTTTGTCCTTTGTTCCATATCATCTTTATAGTCAACTGCTAGAAAGg GTTGCCATGCTGGAAGAAAAACAGGCACTATTGCAGCAAACTGTACAACAACTCTCCGAACAGCTTGTACCACTTATGGCAAATGCCTCAATTAATAACAAagtttaa
- the LOC122628732 gene encoding adenylate kinase isoenzyme 1: MKTIWVIGGPGCGKGTQCDLIIKKYGFLHLSSGDLLRDEVTSGSSRGASLQELMTKGLLVPTDIVLDLIKEKMEKARKEGTTKTGFLIDGYPRELEQGILFKKNVCSVDLILFFDVSNETMSKRLLGRAAVSQRADDNVETIKKRIETFNEKNGKIVEYYKDKIVRINAERSVEEIFKEVCTVLDRLLA, translated from the exons ATGAAGACGATATGGGTGATTGGTGGTCCTGGTTGTGGAAAGGGAACGCAATGCGATcttataatcaaaaaatatggATTTTTACATTTGAGTAGTGGTGATCTTTTGCGAGATGAAGTAACAAGCGGTAGTTCTAGAGGAGCTTCGCTTCAAGAATTAATGACCAAGGGCTTGTTAGTACCAACG GACATCGTGTTGGATCttataaaggaaaagatggaaaaagcaCGTAAGGAAGGTACTACGAAAACAGGTTTCCTTATCGATGGATATCCTCGTGAATTGGAACAAGggattctttttaaaaaaaat GTTTGTTCAGTTGATCTCATCCTATTTTTTGATGTATCTAACGAGACAATGAGCAAAAGGCTTCTTGGCCGTGCCGCAGTGTCTCAAAGAGCTGACGATAACGTTGAGACCATCAAGAAAAGAATCGAGACgtttaatgaaaagaatggCAAAATTGTAGAATATTACAAGGACAAAATTGTCAGG ATTAACGCCGAAAGAAGCGTCGAGGAAATATTCAAGGAAGTTTGTACAGTGCTCGATCGTTTGTTGGCTTAA